In the Malaya genurostris strain Urasoe2022 chromosome 1, Malgen_1.1, whole genome shotgun sequence genome, one interval contains:
- the LOC131425280 gene encoding uncharacterized protein LOC131425280, translated as MGKKLTMKIHKRDGIIDFLQRTEKFLRSGDELDEDQIKFRLEKLELKWDEFDEVQSEIEGCEEYESNADAHREIRADFEEKYFEVRAGLVKKLPQRSGQVAMQNIQQNESFDSTGVHSYVRLPQINLPEFDGNYEKWLPFHDTFRALIDSSPQLSNIQKFHYLRASLKGDALRLVDSFPMSDANYRVAWDGLVSRFSNRYLLKKRHLNALFEYPRMKKASAAGIHDLIDCFERNTQILDQLGETTSGWGAMLTHLMVSKLSETIQVQSEEHVSQKDEPSFKMLVTFLKTQTRILDAVFVDQRIFSTSVTSSAVGSKSHPTKLSVNSATETSGPNCIACSEQHFLSRCPSFNKLPVDKRLQLTNSKRLCSNCLGRNHLARDCPSKYRCRTCSKKHHTLLHPGFPGSGSTATSTSSQDDNSASPSTSGVTPNSGGMVSSSVATISSNMAMGGSKSHVFLLTAVLEMKDYCGRIHHARALLDSGSQENLMSERFCQLLKLPRRNKRVEIVGIGQARRRTAYEVSTNIASRIRDFSILMDFLVLGQVTDNQPSTSLPLETWKPPQDMVLADPGFYASGPIDLVLGSQFFYDFHLLHGGRFQIRKINDDLPVFVNTVFGWVAAGEANLGGNFGRVSCNLALADPLDKAIEKFWTIEELSEKPQRSQEEKDCEAHFQHTITRDDTGRYMARYPKRAGFYEMIGDSKETARRRFLQIERRLGKNANLRKHYNAFMQEYIDLGHMKAVGMVDEIPKTEKTVCYLPHHPVFKESSSTTKVRVVFDGSAKTSSNYSLNEILLTGPVIQDDLFDLMLRFRKNAVALVADVEKMYRQIRIHQEDTPLQRILWRFDPRDPVQIYELQTVTYGLAPSSFLATRVLQQLSMDYQAKYSKGSLAVSEDFYMDDLLSGADTVENARKLRDEVQALLAEGGFQLRKWSSNRSELLQDLPSEVLGVADTLRFEPEQKIKTLGVVWDPQLDQLCIEVQPIEADTQWTKRKIFSAIAKLYDPLGLVSPVVAWAKMRLQHLWLASIGWDDPVLPEIESKWTEFYSQLPLLQSFRVTRFIWLPDTSTVQFHVFCDASEVGYGACIYARSISLEGHVKVELIASKSRVAPLKRISLPRLELCSALLAAKLYSKISAALRMEGKPCWFWSDSMVTLHWIRAPPNTWQTFIGNRTSEIQLLTHGHNWRHVKGSDNPADQISRGALPKDFINSMNWLHGPAWLLDDEHWPYNATLDTPSEELLERRKTVAVSQNVCQPDSLFERYSSFLRLVRVTAYILRFVNRCRSKNNRTTESFLSTNELNEAKQGLAKGVQHKEFAQELKDLKQGKPVSRQSSLKLLRPFLDEKGIIRLWGRIQQSDESYQTKHPIALPSKHPLGFAR; from the coding sequence ATGGGGAAGAAACTGACGATGAAGATCCACAAACGAGATGGCATCATCGACTTTCTTCAACGCACGGAGAAGTTCCTGAGAAGCGGAGATGAATTAGATGAGGACCAAATCAAGTTCCGGCTGGAGAAATTGGAACTTAAATGGGACGAATTCGACGAGGTGCAGTCGGAAATCGAAGGCTGCGAGGAATACGAGAGCAATGCGGATGCTCATCGTGAAATAAGGGCCGACTTTGAGGAAAAATACTTTGAGGTAAGGGCAGGGTTGGTAAAAAAGCTACCACAACGATCCGGACAGGTTGCGATGCAAAATATACAACAAAACGAGTCGTTTGATTCGACTGGCGTGCATTCGTACGTTAGATTACCGCAAATAAATTTACCTGAATTCGATGGCAATTATGAAAAATGGCTTCCATTTCATGATACGTTCAGAGCCCTGATTGATTCGTCTCCACAATTAagtaatattcaaaaatttcattatttgcgGGCTTCTCTTAAGGGTGATGCACTTAGACTGGTTGATTCTTTTCCGATGAGCGATGCGAACTACAGGGTTGCTTGGGATGGCTTGGTTTCACGATTCTCTAACCGTTATCTGCTCAAAAAGCGTCACTTgaatgcgttgttcgagtatccgaGAATGAAGAAGGCATCGGCGGCTGGAATACACGATTTGATTGACTGTTTCGAGCGAAATACGCAGATTTTGGACCAACTTGGAGAAACAACGAGTGGCTGGGGAGCAATGTTGACGCATTTGATGGTTTCGAAACTCAGTGAAACGATTCAGGTACAGTCGGAGGAGCACGTTTCACAGAAGGATGAGCCAAGTTTTAAGATGCTGGTTACTTTCTTGAAAACGCAGACTCGGATTTTGGATGCAGTATTTGTGGATCAGCGAATCTTTAGTACAAGCGTGACATCTTCGGCTGTTGGTAGCAAATCCCATCCAACGAAACTTTCGGTCAACTCGGCGACAGAAACTAGCGGTCCAAATTGCATAGCATGCAGCGAGCAACATTTTCTTTCACGTTGTCCTTCATTCAACAAGCTGCCGGTTGATAAGCGACTACAGTTGACCAATTCCAAAAGGCTTTGCAGTAATTGTTTGGGACGAAATCATCTGGCGCGTGATTGTCCTTCTAAGTATCGGTGTAGGACTTGTTCAAAGAAGCATCACACGCTTCTTCACCCTGGATTTCCTGGATCTGGTTCTACTGCAACATCGACCTCGAGTCAAGACGATAATTCAGCTTCTCCGTCAACTTCTGGTGTTACTCCGAACTCTGGTGGAATGGTTTCTAGTTCGGTTGCGACAATTTCTTCTAATATGGCGATGGGAGGCTCGAAGTCACACGTCTTCTTGTTGACAGCGGTTTTGGAAATGAAGGATTATTGTGGTAGGATACATCATGCGAGAGCTTTGTTGGATTCTGGATCGCAGGAAAACTTGATGTCTGAGCGGTTTTGTCAATTATTGAAGTTACCAAGACGAAACAAAAGGGTTGAGATTGTGGGTATAGGACAAGCTAGACGGCGGACAGCTTACGAAGTTTCAACAAATATTGCATCACGAATTCGGGATTTCTCAATATTAATGGATTTTTTGGTTTTGGGGCAGGTTACGGATAATCAGCCATCTACATCGCTTCCATTAGAAACTTGGAAACCACCGCAAGACATGGTTTTGGCGGATCCCGGATTCTACGCTTCCGGTCCTATAGATCTAGTATTGGGTTCTCAATTCTTTTATGATTTTCATCTGCTTCACGGTGGCCGGTTTCAGATTCGAAAAATCAACGACGATTTACCAGTATTCGTAAACACGGTATTTGGTTGGGTAGCTGCTGGCGAAGCGAATCTTGGCGGAAATTTCGGGAGAGTCAGCTGCAATTTGGCTCTCGCCGATCCTTTGGATAAAGCCATCGAGAAATTCTGGACTATCGAAGAGCTTTCAGAAAAACCACAACGGTCTCAGGAGGAGAAAGATTGCGAAGCGCACTTTCAGCATACGATCACACGAGACGATACGGGGCGGTATATGGCAAGATATCCAAAGCGAGCTGGTTTTTACGAGATGATTGGTGATTCGAAGGAGACGGCTCGGCGAAGATTTCTGCAAATCGAAAGACGGCTTGGAAAAAACGCCAATCTACGCAAACACTACAACGCTTTCATGCAGGAATACATCGATTTAGGGCACATGAAAGCAGTGGGAATGGTGGACGAGATTCCGAAGACAGAAAAAACGGTTTGCTACCTCCCTCATCATCCTGTGTTTAAGGAATCCAGCTCGACAACGAAAGTGCGAGTAGTCTTTGATGGATCAGCCAAGACTTCGAGCAATTATTCGTTAAACGAGATACTTCTTACCGGACCGGTAATTCAGGATGATCTTTTCGATTTAATGCTTCGTTTCCGTAAGAACGCTGTCGCGTTAGTTGCAGACGTAGAGAAGATGTATCGACAGATTCGTATACACCAGGAAGATACTCCTCTACAGCGAATCTTGTGGCGTTTTGATCCAAGAGATCCGGTTCAAATCTACGAGCTCCAAACGGTCACGTACGGTTTAGCCCCATCATCTTTCCTCGCCACTAGAGTTCTGCAGCAGCTGTCGATGGACTATCAAGCCAAATACAGCAAGGGTTCGTTGGCAGTATCAGAGGACTTTTACATGGACGATCTTCTCTCCGGTGCTGATACTGTTGAAAACGCACGGAAGCTGCGTGATGAAGTCCAAGCACTATTAGCAGAAGGCGGGTTTCAGCTACGCAAATGGAGttcaaatcgaagtgagttactGCAGGATCTACCATCTGAAGTATTGGGCGTAGCGGATACATTACGTTTTGAGCCGGAGCAGAAAATAAAGACACTAGGAGTAGTATGGGACCCACAGCTGGATCAGCTTTGTATCGAAGTACAGCCGATAGAAGCTGATACGCAGTGGACGAAACGGAAAATTTTCTCGGCAATAGCAAAGCTCTACGATCCGTTGGGACTCGTGTCACCTGTTGTAGCGTGGGCAAAAATGCGACTGCAACATCTTTGGTTAGCTTCTATTGGCTGGGATGATCCAGTGCTGCCGGAAATTGAGTCAAAATGGACGGAATTCTACTCACAGCTTCCCTTACTACAAAGCTTCAGGGTTACACGGTTCATATGGTTGCCTGATACGTCAACAGTCCAGTTTCACGTCTTCTGCGACGCGTCAGAAGTTGGATACGGTGCATGCATTTACGCTCGGTCGATCAGCTTGGAAGGTCATGTGAAAGTGGAATTAATCGCATCGAAATCGCGCGTAGCGCCACTGAAACGAATTTCGTTACCTCGGTTGGAACTATGTTCCGCATTGCTCGCTGCTAAGCTGTATTCAAAAATCTCCGCAGCACTAAGAATGGAAGGTAAACCATGTTGGTTTTGGTCAGATTCAATGGTGACGCTGCATTGGATACGCGCGCCACCCAATACTTGGCAAACATTCATTGGTAACCGCACTTCTGAGATTCAGTTACTTACCCACGGTCATAACTGGCGTCATGTCAAGGGATCCGATAACCCTGCGGATCAAATCTCACGCGGTGCATTACCCAAGGACTTTATCAACAGCATGAACTGGCTACATGGTCCGGCATGGCTTCTAGACGATGAGCATTGGCCCTACAACGCTACATTGGATACCCCATCCGAAGAATTATTGGAGCGGAGAAAAACGGTAGCAGTATCACAAAACGTTTGTCAACCGGATTCCTTATTTGAGCGATACTCATCCTTTCTGCGTCTAGTTCGTGTTACCGCATACATACTACGCTTTGTGAACCGTTGCCGATCAAAAAACAATCGCACTACGGAATCGTTTCTCAGTACGAATGAATTAAACGAAGCCAAGCAAGGGCTAGCGAAAGGTGTACAGCACAAGGAATTTGCACAGGAACTGAAGGATTTGAAACAAGGAAAACCCGTATCACGTCAGTCATCGTTAAAACTACTACGTCCGTTTCTCGATGAAAAGGGAATAATTCGCCTTTGGGGTCGAATACAACAATCCGACGAAAGCTACCAAACCAAGCATCCCATAGCCTTGCCAAGCAAACAcccattaggttttgcacgatga